The window AATGAGACATCTTCATAGTAGAGAGGGGTTTCCAACCCAAACGGTTGCAGGGCAACGGATTGGGTTGGAAGGATATTGAATCTCAGTTATTTAACAGGGGTTGGTTTTTATTAAATTGATCTTCTCATTCAAGAGAGTATTTAGATAAAAAGGCGATAAGAAAACCCACACGACACGAGTGTGGTGTGGGTATCCTTATCTTTTGAGACAGGATATAAAAGGACAGACTTTACTAATCATGGATGTCCCGCTACAAGAGGGCATCAAATTTCATATCCTAAAACAGTCACTAACGATCCATCCCACCTAGTTACCCGCCTATTTCATCCGTCGGGTGAGGTTTGGCTTGATATTTAGTTTTATATTTAATCTGAAAAATTTATTGTAGCGGGACTTTAAGGTGTCACCTGTAACAGCAGTTATCTTATTCCCCATTTTATAACCAAGGAGTAAAAGTTATTACAAATACTTTACAGTTTATTAACTGACTTCATATTAGTTAAAGGGGAATTTTGTTATAATTTATTTATGAGCAATATGTTAATAGTTAGAGGGAGATGTGAAAATGGAGAAACTTTATCTTAGAGACTTACTTCATTTTAGTGAAGAAGAATACGGGAATGTTAAAATTAGATTTAATCAATCTAATGGTTATGATGATCCTATGGACTTATATCAGCATAATCCAGATATCGTTAATAATCAGTGGCTATTTTGGCGAAGTAAACAACGTTATTTTCAAGTAGGACAGATTGCTATCTGTTTATTAAAGTTATCATATGATACTTGGTTATTTACGACTATTAAAAAAGTGACAAAAGATTTCAATCTCTATGATGGGATTAATTATGAAGGTGAGGAGTTAGAGAAATATAAATCTTATTTTGGACGAGTAGTTATTAAATACCGTAAGACGTTCCAGGCACAAGGATGTTACTATGGATCAATCTGTGATGATTTGGAAGTTCAACAAATACTACCAGCCATTTTTGATGGTAATGATTTTCCAGGATATGACAAAGTTAGATTATCCTATGGGCAGTTGGAGACGGTTTTAAATCGTGGTAAGAGAGATTGGATTGCAGCATTAGAAAATCAAAAGGCAGTGTATTTAATTACTGATAAAGAAAGTGGGAAAATGTATGTAGGTTCTGCCACTAGTGATTATGGAATGTTATTACAACGATGGAGAAGTTACATAGCCAATGGTCATGGTGGAAATAAAGAGTTGATAGAATTAGTCGAGAGGAAAGGCATTGATTATATAAAAACAAACTTTTACTATTCTATTCTTGAAAATTATAATGCCAAAGTAGATGATCGTGTCATCTTGGAAAGGGAATCTTGGTGGAAAGAAACATTGCAAACTAGGACTTTTGGTTATAACAGTAATTAAAAATATAAAATTTTGTCTATATCAATAATCTTTGAAACACAGATACAGAGTATTATTGAATTAATCAATCCCGCTACCAGTTTTGATCTAACTTCATCCTGCCTAATAACATCAATAAAAGGATAGGCGAATCATGTCAAAAAAAGAGTGACATCATTCGCCTTTTCTTATGGATGCTAAGACTCAAATTAAACGATTTTCATTCTTAGCGAATCTCCTTACTAAAATTGAAAATCACTAAACCCAATAGTAATGAAGATAAATATTCTGACATATGATTAGATTGAATGAATTAAATATTTTTAGTTATTATTTAACAAAAAAGCCTATTTGAATGACGTTTAACTAGAATAGTGATAACTCCCTAACGAAGATAAAAATAGGGTTATTAGATTAGACATGATTATCAAATAAATAAAATAATGATGGCAGGTGAGAATAATGATAGAAGATTCCAATGAGATGATTGATTTCTCTGAAGATGAAATGGTACAAATGTTAAATGAAATAAGTCAACTTGTAGGAAAACATAATGCAATTCAATTATCGTCTGCTGCTATTGCGGCGAAAGAGAGTAATGCTCTTGCAAATAATGTTGAGTTCTGGAAATGGATGGGGAGAAATTACGATAAATCAGGGATTTTTGACTCAAGTATATCAATGCAACAATACATTTCACAAGGGGCAGGAAAAGAAGAATGGATGATAAAGCAACTACAAGGTAAAGGATATGAATGGGATTGGATAACAGCACAAAGAGAGAGTGCTAAAAAGATTTTCAATACATATGATGCTGGTGATGTGGCTAATAGAGCGGCGAGTGATGTGACTGAAAGAAGTATTTTAACTAGAAAAAGTAGCGAGTATCAGATGAAAGCTTATACAAGTAAATCAAATCCACACTTAAAGAATACACCGAAGGAAATGAATATTGTAACCAACATTGAAAAAGTAGATGTTATCAAGGCTAATCAATATGAAAGTGTTGAAGAGTTCCAAGATATACAAACTATAAAAAATGCAACGAATGAACGATTAGAACAAATAAAAGATGGTAAAGCATATACCGCGTATAATTTTAGAAATGTAGCTGGAACGATGGCAAAGGCGGGATTAGTTGGATGTACAATTGGAATTAGTACAGAGGCTATTAGTTCTTATAGATCATGGAAAAATGGACAACTGACAACTGACGAGTATTTGAAGGAACTCTTAAAATCAGGTGGTGATGCAGGAGTGAGCGGGGGAGTAACGGCAGGTGTTATGATTCCTGTTTCAGCAGCCATTACTGCTGCAGGAGCATCCACCTTTTTGACTATTCCTGTAGCATTTGTTGTTGGAGAAACTGTTAATAAAGTGGTAGCACCATGTTTTGCGCGTGGAGCGTATAGAGAGATTTTATCTAAAGCTAAGTATTATCAAAACGTTGAAAATGTATATGATGATTTGGTTGATAGTATGCAGTATGCGTCAGAACAATACTATGATTTTGTAAGTCATATCAGCCAACAGAATGTTATTCATCAGGAAGTTAAGAAAAGTAGCATGAAGATGAATGAAGAATTAAAGAATTTATATGATTCTATATAGAAACAGAAATGTATTTCATCATTTTATATCAGTCTTAGTTGAGCAATTACTTTAATACTAAGGCAGACTATAGTCCAGCTAAAAGTTTTCCGATATGAAAAACTTATCTGGACTTATATATATAAGGAGACGGAGGTAGGGTTGGATGGAAAATATGATCATAGAGGATGTTAATTATTTATGTCAGCAATCGTCTGGACGTATAAATATAATTTTATCTGGAATGATAGCATTAATGAATGACACTGATGGGAAGGTAGCTATGCTTGAGTCTCAGAAGTGGTTTCAAAGAATGGTGAAAACTGTTACTGGGAAAAATAAGCTAACGCAAGATGAGATACAGAAAAATCATGACAAGTTAAATGCCTATATGTCACAAGCTATAGCTGAATTATACAATAGAAATTGTATTGATCATCAGGTAATGTTGAGTTTAGGAACCCAATTAAATGAAATTTATATAGATCATTTGCAACTTAAGAACATGTTAGGTTCATTTGTTAGTAAACTTAACGAAAAAATTGATAGTATTGATAATTTTCATATGTTAATAACAGAAATCGAACAAGGTGTTTATTCGCAAACGTCACCAATTATTTCAATCTGTAAGGTGATTTCTCAATTTGATAGTCGAATTTTAGAGGATGATAGAAAATTAGATATTCTTACGCGAAATCTAATAGCACAGAAAATCATTAATGAAGAATCTATTTATCTAACCGATTATCTTATGGAAGTTCTTGAAATGCCAGTAGATGAATTTGGACAGATATATTTAGAGTTGAGTACAATCAATAATAATTTCATGGCTAATATTATTCTTAAAACGATGGATAAATATTGTTTCTTATCTGATATAGAAAGAAAATTAAAAAATAAGGATACTTTAATTAGAGAAGTTATACAAAAAGAGGGGCTTGTTGATACAGCGAGTTTATGTATTAATGAAATTTATCATGATTTTATAAGCAGCAAAATTGCTATTAATACTAATCGTATTAGAAGTAAAGGGAAGGAAGATGAAGGGGAGTTTGATGAGAAAGAAAAGGTAGTTATTGAAAGCAAATTTGATCGTGATTATGAAGAGGTTAAAAAGGATTTTCCTAGGATTGTTGAAAGTGAGCATAAGGTGGTTCAGTACAATATCGCTGTTTGTTATCATGATGGTTGTGGTGTAGTTCGTGACGATAGAAAAGCTAGAAAGTGGTTAATAAAATCAGCACAACAGGGGTATAGTTGTGCAATAAAAAAATTAGACGAGTGGTATGGAGAAGATTATTCTGAATAATTAATCTAAAAAGTAGAAAAAAATGAAGTGTGTGCATCAGTCATGAAAGAGGCTTAATACAAATTAAGGTCATCCTATTTCGCTTTCTACAGAAAAATAGAGTTATCATTAAACACTTAATTCATGTGTTGTTTCGTCTAATACACACAGTTTCGGCTTGGGCGATTGATGTTTAGTGGTTTGATTAATGAAGATGATTTCTAGTAGCGGGATTAAAGTATTTAGAGATCATCTTAGTACAGGGGAACTTCCAACCCAAACGGTTGCAGGGCAACGGATTATTTAATCTCATGGATTTAACAGAGATTAGCTTTTATTAAATTGATCTTCTCATTCAAGAGAGCCCTTTAGATAACAAGGTGATAAAAAAACCCACACGACACTTTGTATCGTGTGGGTTTTCGTATCTTTTGAAACAGGACATAAAAAGAAGGTTGAATAACCAAGTGAGTCCCCCTACTAACTGTTATCTAACTACATGTTCCCTAAAAGACTCATCTACTTCTGCCAACATCCTAGCGGATGTTCAGGTTCGGTGGATTTTTTAGTTAGGGTTATTTGGATATAGAGATTTTATGACAACAACAAAAGGATAGCCGAATCATGTTCACACATCATTCGCCTTTTCTCATTGGATTTTTCATCCATGAATAAGAGGAGTCACTAAACATTCGATCCACCAGTGCCACCATACTAGCTTATGGTGAGGATGTGGGCTTGATATTTAGTTTAACATTGAGGCGATTAAAACAAGAACCTCTACATTTATAAAATGAAATATCGTTATTTTTGGATAATATTGTATAATAAAATCAACTCAGAAACAGATTGGAGAGGAATGTTAGCATGGTAAAGCGAATCTTTTTGTTTGTATTAGGTATTATCATAATTCAATTCAGCGCTTCTTTAGGTTATTTAACTTTAAATTTTGTTTACATGAATAAAAATTTAACTTCAGAATTTCCGTTACTATTGAATGGATACATGTATTCATATATGTTAATAGGATTTTTAATATTTGCGATTGGAATACTTGACTGGATCCTGGAAAAAAGAAAATAAATTTATTCGATTTATAAGTGTTAATTTGTGTTTAGGTGTTGAAGAGATAAATATAATCTAATAAAAATATTTCTTGATTAATTTCTAAAATAATTTACTTAAGATTTCCAAATAAAAAAGGTGTTCTAATTTAGAACACCTTTTTAAAATAGAACCAAAAATAACACATAATCACTGAATATCCACCTCCCCATGACTACATCCAAGTGAATTTTTTAAGCAGGTAGATGTGTTATTTAGTTTTACATTTAATCTGAGAAACTTATTGTAGCTGGATATTTTTAAACATGAAAAAGCCCTAATCGTTGCATGAAAGATACAACCATTAGGGCTTCACTTGATTTATATAATTATAAGGAGAGAGAAGAAAGTAAGAAAAGATTTAGGAGAGTATTTCATAAATACTTGGGGGAATTACATCTATGTTATAGGAATAAATTTCAATTTTTATTCAAGTAATTTAAAAAATATTTACTTTTTATTAATCAAGATGATCCCGCTACCATGAAGAACTTAAACTTCATGATCCATGACTAAAAACAGAAAAAAGAGACCTAAATGGTCTCCTCAAAAAAGAAAAGATTAAAAAAAGAAAAAGAAAGTAAACACCAAACGTAAAAACAGTAAAAGATTATAAAGGATCGTGTTTGTGTAATTTTACTTACACGACACATTATATGGTTGTTAATGGGTATATATGCTACTTAATACATTAATAGTTTAAAAAAATTATGTCCTAATATTCAAAGAGGGACTTCCGATCCAAACAGTTGCGAGGCAACGGATTGGGTTGGAAGGTTATTTTAATCTCTGTTATTTAACAGAGATTAACCTTTATTAAATTCATCTTCTCGTTCAAGAGAGCCTTTAGATAGTAAGGTGATAAGAAAACCCACACGACACAAGGTGCGGTGTGGGTATCCATGAATAATAGAGATTTGAGTATATATTTGGTATAATAAGGATGTTAGTAATATAGGAGGGAGATAAATGATCAAAAAAATTGGGATGATACTGATGATACTTTTATTAGTTGGCTGTCATTCAGTACAGAACACAGATAATACGATTGTTTATTCTTTTAAAGGAGAAAGTGAGGATCTAATTTTAAATAATGGAGTTGTAGTTCTATCACCAACACAACAAATTCTTTATGGGGGGGAATTGCAGTTTAAACAGGAAAACTTATCAAGTCTCTTGAATTATTCAATGGAATTTTTCACTTTATCTGATGAAGGAAAAGAGACTTTATTAATCTCTAAAGTAAGTGATATGACCGAAGGTAATGGACGGTCTATACAGGATCATCAAGCATTATCAAGTGTAATAGCTGAAAATAAATTGACAAATCATCTTCAAAACAATATAGAGAATGATTTTTATTTTGAGTTGACTGTGACTAAAACAAATGGAGATAAACAAAGTTATCAAATAAAATTAGATGTGACAAAAGTAACTCCAGGAGATAATCAATAGTAGTGGTTGATTAGTTTCTTATTTAATAAAGAGTGTTCTTAGTAGCGGGATGTTAATACTTAGAGATTATCATAGTAGAGAGGGAACTTCCACCCCAAACGGTTGCAAAGGAACGGATTGGGGTGGAAGTTATTTTAATCTCATACATTTAACAGGGATGATTTTTTATTAAATTCATCTTCTCATTCAGGAAATAATTTTGATAACAAGGTGATAAGAAAACCCACACGACACAAGATGTGGTGTGGGTTTTCTTATTCTTTTGTGACAGGATATAAAAAAGAGTTTGATTAACTCGATGCCTCCCGCTACAAGGATTGATTTAAATAAATGACTCCTAACTATCCATCCACTCGGCTTCTATCCTAGCGTATATTCAGGTGCAGTGGATGTGCTAGTTAGAGGTGCTTGGGTTACAACAGAAAATTGATATTTATTGTACAATTAAGATAAAAGGGTGATTAAAGGGATTAAATAACAGGATGTTCTGTACTGTTTTCAACAAGCAAAATGAAGCATGAAGTACTCTCGTGATAATAAAAGTAAAAAAGCCCATAACCTTAGTTATGGGCGAGGAAATTATCGGTTTCTGATAGAAAGATAATCTCTCCAAAATTAACATATAAACTTTCTTCTCCTGTTTTTACGTTTCGCACATAGGTTTGAAAGTGGTAATCTGAATTCAGTAATCCCTCTAATAAAGCACCAAAAGGTGTCAGGTGTTTGCTGTAAGAAAAGAA of the Turicibacter sp. TJ11 genome contains:
- a CDS encoding GIY-YIG nuclease family protein — its product is MEKLYLRDLLHFSEEEYGNVKIRFNQSNGYDDPMDLYQHNPDIVNNQWLFWRSKQRYFQVGQIAICLLKLSYDTWLFTTIKKVTKDFNLYDGINYEGEELEKYKSYFGRVVIKYRKTFQAQGCYYGSICDDLEVQQILPAIFDGNDFPGYDKVRLSYGQLETVLNRGKRDWIAALENQKAVYLITDKESGKMYVGSATSDYGMLLQRWRSYIANGHGGNKELIELVERKGIDYIKTNFYYSILENYNAKVDDRVILERESWWKETLQTRTFGYNSN
- a CDS encoding SEL1-like repeat protein is translated as MENMIIEDVNYLCQQSSGRINIILSGMIALMNDTDGKVAMLESQKWFQRMVKTVTGKNKLTQDEIQKNHDKLNAYMSQAIAELYNRNCIDHQVMLSLGTQLNEIYIDHLQLKNMLGSFVSKLNEKIDSIDNFHMLITEIEQGVYSQTSPIISICKVISQFDSRILEDDRKLDILTRNLIAQKIINEESIYLTDYLMEVLEMPVDEFGQIYLELSTINNNFMANIILKTMDKYCFLSDIERKLKNKDTLIREVIQKEGLVDTASLCINEIYHDFISSKIAINTNRIRSKGKEDEGEFDEKEKVVIESKFDRDYEEVKKDFPRIVESEHKVVQYNIAVCYHDGCGVVRDDRKARKWLIKSAQQGYSCAIKKLDEWYGEDYSE